AGACGTCATGAGGTATATCAGTGGTCCCACATACTGTGGATCGTGTTCCAACATAGTGGACGCTTTCATGACGTCTTTCTTGTGGACAGGACCAATGTTGATGCCAGCGTACTGAGGGCCAAAGAAACACATTACAGAGAGAGAATAAACTCATCATGGCACACTCCTTCAATATTTCAGTCCTTTTCAGggaaaagttgatttatttaaagatttataGACTTCCAAAAGCTTACAGGCACTTTAGATGTACGCAAGAACTCCAACAGTGCCTCCAGTGAACCGAGGGTGGAAGCCTGGACATACACACCCTTCTCCTCCAGCTTTATGGAGTTCAAAGTCTGTTTCAACTCGCGGATCAACTCGTccttcacaaaaaataaataagcatttAAGTCAACAATTTATTACAAGTAGGGTTGTCAAAGCTAAACCGATGATGGAAAGACGCGTGGCTACCCTCAGCACTGGTACTTCGTCTTCTTTATGGGCCACGAGGAGCGGCAGACCGGCCAGCGTCTTCTCCAGATCTTTGCCCAGAATCTTCACTCCCTGAGCCGTAGACACCTCCTTATGCTTCTCATACTGACTCTGTACACGGAGACAAAACGCGGTGTAACGTGTCATTTCTGAACCACAAGCATCACTACATGAAATTGTAAAAATGCTATCACACTtatattaaaaaagtattgCATAAAAAGTGCACGAGACCTTCACTCGGAGCTCTTTGAGCGGTGGTGGGAGGAGCAAGCCTCTGATCTGCGTGACGATTGGTCCATCTACACCAGGGACGATAATAGTATCGCCCTCCCGCAGACACCCGTTGATCAGGATGACGTCTATCGTCGTGCCCATGCCGGGCAGAGCTTTTACCTGAGATACAGCACAAGTTTGATCAATATGTTTAAAGGATAAATAcgaacttaaagggacagttcacccaaaaatgaaaatccgtCCATCATTAATATTCACCCTCGTTTTATGGCatacttgtatgactttctttcttctgcagaacacaaaagaagaaccaaacaatattggacCCCAtcgactttcattgtatggacacaaaaccgctgagacatttctcaaaatatcttctttggtgttccacagaagaaaaagtcaacGACATGACGGCCAATAaatgacagactttttattttgggtgaactataatcCCTTCAATTTATAAACCTTCCTCACATAGAGAAACAATGTATTGTTATTGAATATGAAAATGGTGAGTTTACAAGACCTCGCATATGAAAgcttgacctttgaccccttACCTCCATGACCTGGGCCCGGAGTTCATCACAGTGGGCCAGTCTGCGGACCAGCATGGTCTGAGTGAGCTCAACCAGCAGGCCAATGAGGTTGCCCATCCCATCGCCCGAGtgggccgaggtgggaaccagaGAGACAAACGTGCGAGGGTCTTTATTCTCATAAAACAGAGCGGCGTTGAGTCCCTGGGGGTTTAAAGACACACAAAACGACGCTTGTAAagttacacacacactgttgtTTCATTACAAAATTGTAGGGCAAGAGTTTGCATTTATAACGGGGGAGATGAATCATGAAACGTTGACATTAGATGCCAAAACGTGACTTTATGCTGAGGCCCAAAATACATTAACCGGCCAATACtggtttcatgttgacttttaaAAGGTCTGTCTGCTCCCAAGACAGAGAAAGTGACAGCCACAAACCTGCTGAGCGAACTCGACGATGACGGCTTTGGTTCTCTCATCAAACTCATCCTTGGtgttctttttctgtttcttcaGCGTGACCACCACGTCCGTTTCCGGACTCTTCTTCCAGTCATACAGACGATCGATCTGAGAAAGAAACACGAGGCCATCACGACTCAAATACTTGAGCGGACAATGTTAAATCGTTCCACCAAgtatattcaccctcatgtcatcacAAACCTGCAGGacgttctttcttctacagaacacaatagaagatattttgaagaacgctggtaacccacaacactggtccccactgacttccattgtatggacgcatgtgttccacagaagaaaggtCATACAGGTGTGTAAACGAcgtgaaggtgaataaataatgtttatttttgacaaaaaaagacaaaaagcatCCAATGATAAATAGAAATGTACCTTGTTTAGCGCTACAATAAAAGGGCATTTCTTCTCCTTCAGCAGGTTGATGGACTCCAGCGTCTGTGGCTCTAGACCATGCATGATGTCCACCACCAGGATGGCGATGTCACACAGAGAACTTCCTCTGTTCCTCAGTTTGCTGATGGGAACACCATCAAGCGTGtttaacacacacagtttgatATGCTGAAAGCTCAGGTTGTATTCATGCACAAGTTTAGtttgtaccagaggtcgcgctAGACTTTTTCACTGTCCgccattttctattttaaatctatttttacccgtcactatggtgcaaggtgataTTACGTGccgattagcatgtttgtgatgtCATCGCGATGTACACGCGTTCtttgaacttactgtattttaatacccaataaagccgaagtcgtttacatatttaatgtttctgttgtcagacataaaatactaattacagacaaatgttcatgtccagtcagtaacaatgacaggtgcttgtacacgctgttttgtaatcattcatttattcacttgCAAGTAACTTTAAGCTGCTGTTAGGTCATGAAAGGAGAAGACGCAGAGAGACttttttccactcactgaaagttgaggtttatccaaaatgacgctaGTCGCCATcgctctctgaaggaaaaaagtctgtaaacaccgcaccactggtttgtgcgcgccTGTTTGTGTATGAGAGCACGCGACGAGAGGGTCTGATTGAATGAAAGACGCACtctttgcagaatcagatccagaaacaacgCCACAAACAACGTTCGAGATCGTGGTGTTGTTAAAGAAAGTGCAAACAgtttttcagttcgttttgaaactatggcgaatCAAAATAGACGGTGGTGGGCGTCATATTCGTCTTGTTTATACACGCCCCTGGCTTTGCActgttaaggtctttgcacatacagtccgtaATTTTCGTATGCGCTTTTCCGTATTTGGCGCTGGTTTGTATGGTGTccctgaattgtcaaaacgcctctcaaaatgcttgctacggatgcgaaaagcagaaaatcgaacccagtccgaattcttttatgacggacgaaaatatcggaggcagtgtgtaaatgtgattgacgcAACGTgtggtcgtatttattttttaacgtgcggaactttcggacgcaaatttcggactcaatgtgcaatggcctttagTCTCCGCTGATCCCGCGTGGGTTTCCTGAACGGACGAGGCGTTTACgagtaatgaatgggaaacataTGATAAGCGTCCCTACGATCATGTTccgatgaaaggaaatgattggatgctaccaaCTCGACAAAAAAGGGAATTACAaactgccctcattgtaatccgtcaaaatgacggacggccttcagatttatCCGTCACtggtataaaaaaaatctgtcaatgacggagaattttcggttaatgCGACCTCTGGTTTGTACCTGAAGGACTCGTGTCCAGGCGTGTCGATAATGAGCATTCCAGGAACCTTGACGCTCTCGATGTCAAACTAACAGAAGCACAAGCGTTCATAAATAACAACCAAATGTCAAATCAGAAAATGCAAAGTGTGCGTTACAGAagattaaacttacattttttaccATCTTGGCTTGTTCTAATATGGTTTCCAGAGGAACGTTCGTGGCTCCGATCTGCTGTGTGATACCACCGGCCTCACCGTCTTGGACATGTGTGTGTCTCAGCTGACGGGcagagcaaaagaaaaacattcatctggatttgagtcctCAAGTTCCCATCGGACATTTTTCCACCCAAACGCACCTTATCCAAGATCTTAGTTTTTCCTGTGTCCACGTGGCCCAGCACACAAACTACAGGAGCTCTGAGCTTGTCCAGGTTAATGTTCTTCAGGTTCTCCTGCCTTCGTttctggacacaaaaccaaacccAACGTGGTTTAGTATACTGTTGGAGAAAAAGTACGAATAAATGTCTGCGACGTTCCAGTAACTCTACCTCTATGCGTTGTTTGGCCTTGTCGTACAATCTCTCTTCTTTACTTCGATCGTCATCCGAATCGCTTTCGCTGCTCGACTCCGAGCTCGGCTCTTTTCTCGCCTTGTTCGCTGCCGTCTTATGgctgctctctttctctttctcctctTCCTCGCTTTCCTCCTCATCTTCGTCCTCCTCATCTTCGTCCTCCTCCTCGTCGTCCCCCTCGCTGCCGTTCTCTTGATCTTCGGCAGGTTTCTGAGCGGCGGTTGTGGATCCTTTAACCTCGATGTGAACCTTTTTCATCTCTGCAATGGGAAGTGACACGGAGACATTTCTATTCACACTGTCTGGGATACTTCACcttcgaaatgaaaattctgtcattatttacacgccgtcttgtcatttcaaacctgtatggctttctttcttctgcagaacacaaaagaagatattctgaagaatgttggtaaccaatgGACTTGgattggttttgcgtccatacaaatagaagtcaatggggaccatcttcttttgtgtttcgcagaagaaagaaaatcacaggatgagtaaatgatgacagaattttcattttaaaggtgaactgttcctttaacacagTTGTGTTTGATTGCCATGTTGCTTTAGCTCCACCTTTCTCCTCGTCGCTGACCATCGCCTCCCAGTCGTCCAGATCAGCTGCCTCCACTTTCGGTTCCTtcacttttaaaacaaaaaacatgaaatgttaACATTTTGTGCTATTCATGAAATATTGGCGACGTGTCTTTTTCAGCGACTTAACGTGTTGGAATTCTTGAAAGCACCTTACAAAACTTGGAAAGCGCTTTCTACCCACCCATGCTTTATAAGGGACAAACAGGAACTTGGACAAACACATCAGGTGAATGATAAACCCAATTGTCTCGCATGGGACATGTTTGAAATGCCGTACGCGATGATTGGTCATTACCTGGCTCCACTTTAGGCTGGTCCACTTCCATctctgctgtgattggctgaggtgtCTCTGACGTGGGTGATGTCACCTCTGAAGTTTCTGTTGGGATGTCTTAAAACGCAGCAGTAAAGCATGTAATTATGTCGATATTAAATGTTTGTTGTTAATATATCGAACAAGGATTGATATAAGATGCGCATTAGCCAAGAGAAGACAATTCTGACCTTCAGGAGTTTGCGCTGTTGGCTTCTTTTTCCTCTTATCAGAGTAAACGGGCTTCTTCCTTGGCATTGCATCTTTGGATGGCACTTCAACACCTGGGAGAAAACCAAGATATCACACCTAAAAAGTCAAAAGCCTAAAAATGAAGCCACAAACCGCCCCATGCGTGTTGTTCTCACCCTGAGCCTGTAGCGCTCGGAGCGTGGCCTCTGCTCTAGCACGAGCTTCTTTCTGAGCCTTGGTTAAGAGTTTTCCCTCTTTCTTCAGCCTCTCTTTTCGTTCCTTATCCTTCTGCTTCTTCTTCTCCTTCCTCTCGGCCTCCAGGCGTTCCTGTGGAACATTTGATCATACGGAGGCGCCCTGATAATCTGTGATAACCTAAAAAATAGACCGAGACATTTATCTGACCTGCTCCTGCCTCTGAGCCTCCAGCTCCTCCTCTCGCCGCAGtctctcctcttcctcctgTTTGGCTCGCTCTTCCTCCTCCTTCATTTTGGCAAGAGCCTCCTGCATGGCTTTCACAGCTGCTTTGCTCGGCCcctttttcttctctttctcctctttctcacccttcttcttcttcttgtccTTCTTCTTTTTGTCACCATCGGCTTCCTCTGTGGAAAGAGGATCTGGATTGTGAAACAGGTCACCAGGTTGGTTGTGGTTCTCGATGCAATGGTCAACTTTAATATAAATTTTGTAAATTCAGATATTTTTTGTAGATAGCCGAGCAatacactgaaatgttgcaattttgttttttatttccccAAGTCTGTTTAGTGATATATTATATGATTCTATAGAATATGACAACAATTACTGGACGATTGTAATTTTAAGGTTTCTTTCAaattttccatttgttttagTGCCGTCacgatatcagattttcactaaaCAATTATCGTGGACTAAAGAattcacaataacaatatttctgTTAAACCTTTTTCttaaatgaaattttattttaagtttgtaCTATTGTAATTcttaatgaaaaatgtttgtaaaaccACCAATAACACAGTTGAAATGTCAACCAGATACTGACACagaattatgtatattataataattgccacagttatttatatgaatagcagtaagtattattattaatgatattaataatgatattttaataatataataataataaccatagatttttttatgtctTTAACTTAGTCCAAAGTTTTTTAGTCCAAATGAAAGTTCCACTTAttgtactttttatttaaaaatgtgtaaaattacttattttatttaaaactgtgtaaaatttgacattttatttaaaaatgtatgaaacatTTAGATGCATTTTGAATACTATCAAAAGGCTTGACGgtttttaaattgaaatgttCTAGTTTTTCGATATAACAGTGGCCGATATTtggaatttttgtatttttgcgtTCGTCCAATAAATATTTCCGATAGGCCTATGTTGTATTATGGGCAAaggccattaaaaaaaacattggtcGACTGATATGTCCCATCCCGAAGAAGAAAATGTCCCATGGTAAATCTCACCTTCTCCCTGAACATCAGCTGCATCCTGTTCCACAGACGCTGCGGCCTCTACTTTCTCTGTTGGGGCTTGTTTCTCTGCCTCCTTTTTTAAAGCTTcttcctctttctctttcttagCCTTCAGCTTGGCCCTCTCCTCCTCTTTCTTCTTTTTGTCCCTCTCTTTTTTCTCCGCCTTCTTCTGCGCCGCCGTCTTCATCTTGAaggcctcctcctcctcctcctcctcgctTTCTGGTTTGGCTCTGGCTTTTCCTTTCTTCTTTTTGCGGGTGGCTTGAGAGTCGTCATCCGATTCGTCATTATCGCCCACTCCTTGCCCACCCGTTTTCGAACCACCATCTTCGTCGTTGTCCTCGGAGTCGGACGTACCTTTTCGACCGCCTTTCTTCTTGGCTTTGGGCTTCTGCCGCGACCGCGAGCCCTCGTCCTCAGAGTCCGAAGCAGCAACAGGAGGATCGGGAGTCGCCATCGTCTTTTCATCTTTCGTCCTGTGGTCGTTCTCCATGTTGTTCTGACCCTGATCTTCATCAACTTCCTCATCCTCCGGGCTAGCCTTCTTCCCCTTCTTGGCCTTTTTCTTGTCTGCTTTGGTCAGGGAAGGCTCAGGCTCAGCATTCTCCACCGAATCGGATTTCTACGAGAAAAAAAGGGATGCAAACCTTCACATCTGTGTCATTAGCCGCTCATATTAAAGCTGAAACTCAATAGTTACATTGTCAGAAGAAAACCTAGCCGCTTGTGTTACCTTTACAGGTTCTTTTGGAGCTTCTTCAGACTTTCCTCCCGGATTTTGTAACGACAGCTCCTCCAGTTCTTTCAGGATGTCATCCTCGCTGCAAGGCAAACATCTTGTCAGGACTTCACAGACGCTTTAAAGTGTACAGCGAGGGAAGATCTCAGGCTTGTGTGATTATCTGAGGGGAGGGATGAAGACTTACTCAAAGTCGTCTCTTTTTCCTTTCTTCTTTTTGCTCTTGGCTTTGCTCTGCTCCTTGGCCGCTCCTGCTCCTTCGATCTCTGCAGCAAGTGCGTCAATCTCGTCTTTGGCACTagaaacagacaaacaaaaataaaaaataaaaaaatattagctCTTTATTACAAAATGATGTAGAGCATTACCAAAACTGTTCtatatacttaaaaatatgtatGATCTTACAAGTTGTTtaccaaaatataaataaaatataaaaaatgctacagtaaattaaaaataacaatctgCTTAAGGGtaattaaatgtaacaaatcatataaaaatttagattttattgGAAAACGAATATTCTAACAAATTAAATCTTTGCCTTAAAGCAACAGTAGACAACTTTTGCTTacggttcccccatgtggttgataagcgcaattgtctgttatcagtGTCATAAATACTGTTGCTGTGTAACCTTCcctgtgggcagcgcaatacatgTGAATTTGCTAACTAAGCAGAAACCGCTGTTAcatcatgtcacttcataaactgtgcatATATTAAAGTGTTCTTTTGGCTCCCGCGGGTATACTACGTAGCTATActaatagctcaaactagattctgaggtagcagCTGGTTGTCTGCCGTTAGCGCGCTAGCTAcatagcagctcatttgcagtcacccaaaacactgttaaatcagagtttagcatcactgttagcatacataccccaagTAGACGGAGCAACGAGAGACGAACTACAGTGCACTACTTtttgtttgtacagtatatgatgcgcgcgcgtgcagtcagcggatatgagagatgcgcgtcagtcagcaga
This sequence is a window from Triplophysa rosa linkage group LG4, Trosa_1v2, whole genome shotgun sequence. Protein-coding genes within it:
- the eif5b gene encoding eukaryotic translation initiation factor 5B is translated as MGKKQKNKGDDGAKDEIDALAAEIEGAGAAKEQSKAKSKKKKGKRDDFDEDDILKELEELSLQNPGGKSEEAPKEPVKKSDSVENAEPEPSLTKADKKKAKKGKKASPEDEEVDEDQGQNNMENDHRTKDEKTMATPDPPVAASDSEDEGSRSRQKPKAKKKGGRKGTSDSEDNDEDGGSKTGGQGVGDNDESDDDSQATRKKKKGKARAKPESEEEEEEEAFKMKTAAQKKAEKKERDKKKKEEERAKLKAKKEKEEEALKKEAEKQAPTEKVEAAASVEQDAADVQGEEEADGDKKKKDKKKKKGEKEEKEKKKGPSKAAVKAMQEALAKMKEEEERAKQEEEERLRREEELEAQRQEQERLEAERKEKKKQKDKERKERLKKEGKLLTKAQKEARARAEATLRALQAQGVEVPSKDAMPRKKPVYSDKRKKKPTAQTPEDIPTETSEVTSPTSETPQPITAEMEVDQPKVEPVKEPKVEAADLDDWEAMVSDEEKEMKKVHIEVKGSTTAAQKPAEDQENGSEGDDEEEDEDEEDEDEEESEEEEKEKESSHKTAANKARKEPSSESSSESDSDDDRSKEERLYDKAKQRIEKRRQENLKNINLDKLRAPVVCVLGHVDTGKTKILDKLRHTHVQDGEAGGITQQIGATNVPLETILEQAKMVKNFDIESVKVPGMLIIDTPGHESFSKLRNRGSSLCDIAILVVDIMHGLEPQTLESINLLKEKKCPFIVALNKIDRLYDWKKSPETDVVVTLKKQKKNTKDEFDERTKAVIVEFAQQGLNAALFYENKDPRTFVSLVPTSAHSGDGMGNLIGLLVELTQTMLVRRLAHCDELRAQVMEVKALPGMGTTIDVILINGCLREGDTIIVPGVDGPIVTQIRGLLLPPPLKELRVKSQYEKHKEVSTAQGVKILGKDLEKTLAGLPLLVAHKEDEVPVLRDELIRELKQTLNSIKLEEKGVYVQASTLGSLEALLEFLRTSKVPYAGINIGPVHKKDVMKASTMLEHDPQYAVILAFDVKIERDSQELADSLGVRIFSAEIIYHLFDAFTKYRDDYKKQKQDEFKHIAVFPCKLRILPQFIFNSRDPIVMGVIVEAGVIRTGTPVCVPTKGFVDIGIVTGIEINHKSVDTAKKGQEICVKIEPIPGESPKMYGRHFEAVDFIVSKITRQSIDALKNWFRDEMQKSDWQLIMELKKTFEII